The bacterium sequence GATAAAAATCTTGGTTTAAGTGAAGCTTATCATTATTTTCTTAATGCCATTTCATATTATTATGGCAAATACATTTCTATTCCTAATACCCGCCATTTAATTTCTAATAAGCTTTCTTTTTTATTAGAAAAAAAATCTAATGTTGATTTATTACAATTTTCAGATTTTCATCCTTATTATAAATCCCTTTGTCAAAAGTATGATATTGAATTTAGAATGGACAAGGCCTATTTGGATTATTATATGGATTTTGCAATTACAATTGTTAATTTTCAAGGAAAGTTAAATTATGTTCCACAAGCTGGAATCCTTATTGAAAATTTTATATTTCGTTTTTATAATTATTTAGATATGCAAATAGTAAAGGATATTGTAAATGCACATAATAGAATTTTGAATATTAGAAAGGAACATCGTGATAATAGTCTTCTTTGGCTTAGACAGCATTGGTCAAGAATTATAATTCCAAAGGAAAGGACAAATATTTATGGATTTAGTATAAGATATAATGAATTAGATTATTTATTAAATAATGAAATATTTTTTAATTTGTTCAAACGTAAGATAACTAATGCTGATATACTATTAATAAAAAAGAAAAAGTTGTTGTTTGAAGAAAAATATGGATCATTATTAAGATTTGCACCACCTGTGCGTAATTTTATTTTTAGGATTTAATCATGGAAAGGCCGATTGATTTTTTGAAAAGACAAAATTTGGATTTTAAAGTAGAAGGCGAAGAAATAAGATTACATAAATGTCCTTTTTGTGGTTCGGAAGGTAATCGTGCATTTGTTATTCATGCTGTTACAGGCAAATGGCATTGTTTTGCATGTTTAGAAAGTGGTAGAAGTCTTTATAGTTTGAAAAAGAAAATGGGATTAATTGATACCGTTGCGAAGCTATCTTTTGAAAAGTTAAAACCGTTAGATAATAAATATTTAGATGAAGTTATGTTAGCACATAATACATTGATGAAAAATAGAAAATATTTAAGAGATTTAATAAAGAATTGGAAAATTTCATTAAATACTATAAGAAGACAAAAGTTGGGTGTTTTGGTTGAAAATGAAGAAGTTGATGGTGAAATTTTGCCAGTTCCAAAGACTTTGGTTATCCCATATTTTAAAAATGGGAGATTATATAATATTAAGTATAGAAGTTGGTTTGGATTGCCTAAAACTTTTAGGCAAGTAAAGAATGCACCTAAAATAATGTATAATGAAGATGCATTAAAAGATATTTATGATATTGGTGAAGCAATTCTTCTAGAAGGTGAACATGATACTATAACTTTAATAGATAAAGGAATAGAAAATGTTTTGGGGATTCCTGGTGCTGGGGTTTTCCACCCTGAATGGTATGAAAGATTTGAAGAATTGGAAAAGATTTATTTAGCACTTGATGCAGATAAGGCAGGCGAATTAGGAACAAAAAAATTGATTAGCAGATTAGGTATCCATCGTTGTTATATAATTCATTTGCCAGAAGGTTATGATGTATCTGATTATGTAAATGAATTTGGGATAGAAAGATTTAAATTATTATTAAAAGAAGCAACAAGAGCAGAACCTGAATCTGTACATAGAATAGATAAAATAGCGGAAAGTGAAATATTGGCAGGTGAAATATCGGAAAATGTATTGCCAACATTTAGCGAAGAATTGAATAGAATTTTAAATGGTGGTTTTAGGTCAGGCGAATTGATTACAGCAGTAGGTTTCCCGAAGACGGGAAAAACCTCATTATTTTTAAAAATTGCTACAGAATTAGCACGTCAAAATATTCCAACTATGTATTATTGTGTTGAAATGACAGCTACTAGATTAGCTAAATTAGCTTGGGGAATGTTATTAGATGTTGGTAGAGATTTTCAATTTACAAAGGATTATGTATTGATAAAACATTATTTAGATGAGAATCAAGTTCCAAGCCTTTATATTTGTGCTCCAAATAGTATTAAAAAACCTGAGCAAGTAGAAGAAACTATTAGAGATAGCATCTTGCGTTTTGATTTAAAATTAGTTATATTTGATAATATACATTATTTGGTGAGAACAGAAATTCACAATAGAGTTCAGGTTATGGAAAGTTATATTAGAAAATTTAGAGACATTTCACGTGAGTTGGAAGTTCCAATAGTTATAATTGCGCATTTTGGTAAGGGCGATCCTACTATGATGCCAAAAGGGATGACACCACAATGGGCGGCTAGTTTTCTATCAGATAGTGATACAGTTTTGTTAATACATAGAAATAGAATTCCAGGTATTGAAGAAAGCTTTAGTAGAGTATTGTATGTTTCAGTAGAAGCGGGTAGAGAATCTCAAGGTGGCACTTGTTTTTTTGATTTAGATACTAATTTTCTTCATTTTAGAGAAATAACTAAAGATGAAGCTATTAAATTGGAGCAAATTTTTGAAAGTATGGAAATAAAAGAAAAAAGGAGGAAAAAATGAAAAAAGAAGATTTGAAATATTTATTAGATTTAAGGAAAGAGTTATATTTGGGTGCGCCGAGTATTGGCGAATTGGTTGAATTAATAAAACAACAACCATTTCTATTAGGACAATGGGCTCTAAGAGCTCGTAAAGCTAGAAAATCTATGCATCAAGCGGAATTGGAATTCATTGCATATCAAGCTAAAGTGATTAATGAACAGGAATTTAAATCTGAAGCGGCTAAACAAAATTTTATAAAATACACCTTGCCATTGGATGAGGAATATGTTAAATTAAAAAAGAGATTGGATAGAACAACAGAATTATATGAATTTTGCAAAACTATGTTGCAAATACATGTACAAAGAGCATCATTGTTAAAGGCTATATTAGAAATTGATAAAGAATTGTTAATAAGTGAAGATAATCTTTCCAAGGCTGAATTATTAAAAATTTTAGATGGGCCTTGGAAAGAAGATTAAAAAAATAAAATTAAAGGAGGTTAAAGATGTTTAATTGGTTAAATGACAAAACAACAGAAAATGTAAGAAGGGTAGTGTCAGGCGAAAGTCAAAGAATTGGTGTTCCTTGCTTAGGAATGTTCGGCATTGAATGTCCACATTGTTTGAAGGCCAGACGGCTGTATGCCGAAAGACATGATGATGAAGCTAGTAGCATTTATAAGAAAAAATTCTTTGTCTGCTATGCGGTTATTCTTAGTGAACAATATGAAGATTATTCTAGACGAATTACACTTTTCCAAATACCTGTTAATGTAACAGATAAAATTGTAAGGAAAATGCACCCGAAAGCTCCAAATAGTTGGGGAGATGCTGTTGATCCAGAAAAAGGTTATACATTGGTTATAGAGAAAACATCTGGAAGTGATGGTAGAACACAATATGATGTTGATAAAGGTAAACCAATGTCAATTACGAAATTGTGGAATAAGTATAAAGAAGAAATAATAGATATTCATGATCAAGCTCTCTTATCTTATATGTTGATTAGCAATCAAATTCAAATTTTCCAGCCAAGATTTGAAATGAAGGAAAATGAGACGATAGAAATTAGAATGTTACCTTGTAAAAATGAGAATAAGTATCCAATAAGTTATTTATTCTTTCATTGGAATGTTACTCAACTTAGAGAAGATGAAATTGCTTTTGATTGTAAGTATGATGTAAATTGTATTAGAAAGAAACTATCTGCTGAACCTGAAATTGAAGATTTATCATCAGATATTGATCAAGAAATAGAAATTTAAAAAAAAGCGGGAATAGCTTAATTGGTAAAGCACCTGATTACCAGTCAGGAAGTTGCAGGTTCAAGTCCTGCTTCCCGCTTTGGAGGTTAAAGTGGAACTAGAAGATATTTGTGGAAATGAATTATTAAAAAAGGTATTAAAACCATTTTTTGATGGTGAACAACCATTACCTGGGGCTATTTTAATCTTTGGCCCTTCAGGTTCTGGCAAAACTACATTAGCTAATATAATTGCTAATCACTTTACAATTCCACGTTATATTTATTTTATAAATATTGCTGATTTAAGGGGAATAGATAATGCAAGGGAGATAATTAGACGTGCTCAAACACCAATTTTCGAAAATAGAAAACGTATTTGGATATTAGATGAAATTAATGAGATTGGTACGGCTGCAATGAATAGCTTTTTGAACATTTTTGAAAATACACCAAAAGATGTACATTTTATCTTGACTGGAATAGAAGGTGATAAACTTCCAATTACTATTAGAAGAAGATGTCTTAGATTAAGAACTGAAGCTTTGGAATATAGAACTTTTTGTAAATGTATAGCTAAAGGGTTGCGTTCATTGCAATTTCCAGTGAGTGCAATTTTTTTTCAAAAGTTATATGAAAAATCTTATGGATGTATTGGTATAGCTAAAAAATTAATGTCGGGAATGATTCATTTTAATAGTGAAGGTGATGCATTAAATTATTTGGAAAAAATTACTTCTAGTCATGAAGAATTAAGTTTTTCTAAGATAGCAGAGATATTATTTAATGTTAGTGATTTACAACAATTAATTGATTATCTGAATAAATATAAAAGAGAAATAGAGGCAAATACTGAAGCTTTAAGAAAATACTTATTAGCTACCTTTATTAATCAACTTTTGATATTATCACCAGATAATATTAGATTGATATATGACTGTATAGAGCCATTAAATCATCCTATTTATGATTCATCTTCTATGATTTTGGCTATATTAGAAACATATTTTAGATTAGAAAAAGTAAAAAATAAATTTGGAGGTTAAAGATGAAAGAGTTATTGAATATTTTACAAAAGAAAAATGCTTATGTATTTTTAGTAAAAGATAAGGCAATTTTTTCTGGAATGGGTATTTATGGTGAAATCGATATGGATTTTCCAGTTGAAAAGCCTTTGCAAGCTACTTGTGATTTGATATATAAAGTTTTGGAAGTCCAAAATGGAAAGCTAAATTTGAAAAAAGATAAATTGGTATATAAGATTGGAAATTTAGAAGCATTTATACCATGTATAGAATCTGAGCTTCCAGATAGAATCGAAGTAGATAACAAAATATATTTTACAAAAGGTACTTTGGAAAAAATGATTAAAATTGCTAATATTTTGAAAAAATTTACTAGTGATATATCATATATAGATATTAGCCCTAACTTTTTAGCTTTGGGAAATGATTCTGTTTATGTAGAGATAAAACCAGAATATGTTGATTTTGATAAGAAGATTAAACGTTTAATCATTAATACTGATGAGTTAATAATTCCTGATAATTATTTTTCAATTGCCAAATTTTCAGATGTTTGGGTAGGACATATTACATCTGAACATGGATTTGTTTCTTATATAATTGGTTCTGAAGCTGAAGATGATTTTTATAAAAAAGTAGATAATATTAAAAATTCTAAAGAATTTATTTGTAAGGTTCAAGTTCCATATAATGATGTTAAATTATTGACTTCTTTGTCAAAAATAGATACTTTGAATTTAGAGAAAAATTATTTGATTAATGAATATCCTGAAATCAAATTGTTGTGTAAGATAGAAGGAAAATTGGATGGTACTTATATATTACCTGCAATAATTTTTAATATTCCATCTAATGATGATTATATCGAATTTTTAATTTGTAAAAATAATGTTGCTTATTTGGAAACAAAAGATATGAAAATTTGGGTAGCAATTGGGAACTTGTAATATGTTATTTGAAAAATTTGTCCCTCATAAAATAGACAAAATTTGTGAAAAGTGTCCTTTTCTAAAAAGCCCATCTGTATTTCCTTCTAAAGATGAATTAAAAAAATTTAAGGAAAATCCACCAAAACTGATTATTATAGGGATTAATCCAGGACAAACTGAAATAGAACAAGGAAAAGTTTTCGTTGGAAAGTCGGGCGACTTTCTATGGTCTGCTTTATCATCTTATGGAATTAATAGAAAAGATTGTTTTGCAACCAATATGGTTCATTGTTTTGATAAGGAAATTAAAATTACAGTTCCGATAATAAGAAGATGTAAGTATTATCTTGATAAGGAAATTGAAAATATAGATTGTAATAAATTTCTTTTATTGGGAAACGTGCCTGTTCAAGGAATGTTAGGTCTTACTTTAACTGAAATTAAAAATAAAGTTGTATTAAAAGATAATAAATATTTTGCAATATTGCCGCATCCAGCATCTTATATGCGTAAATATGGAAGTGATGCTAAATCAAGATTTATTTCTGATGCATTGAAGGTATTAAATGAATTGTTCAATAATAAATTAAAAAAAGAAAAAATTAAATATAAATTTATTGAAAATAGTAATGAACTTATAAAAATATTAAAACAATTAGATGAAGTTACAATTGATTTGGAAACTTCTGCTATTGAATGGCAGTTTGGCGACATAAAACTGTTAGGCATTGGTAATCATAAATTTGCATTTGTTACAAATGATATAACTAAAGAATTGATTTTGGAACTTTCTAAGCATAAACTTATTGGTCATAATATTAAGTTTGATTTGAAGTGGATTTATGATAAATTTAAAATTTGGCTTCCAATACATGCAGATACACAATTAGCTGCTTATATAATAGATCAGAATAGAAAGCATTATAATTTGCAAAGTTTATGTTATGAATATGTTCCAGAATTGATTCATTACGGAGAAGATATCAAAGGAAGTAAAGATTGGAAAACATATATAAATCCAGAATATAATGCAAGTGATGTTATAAAAACTGCTAGATTATATAATATTTTAAGAGATAAGTTAAAAGATAAAATTTTTTTGTGGAATTTTTTGTTAAAAGCAGAAAGAGCTTTGATGAAAATGGAATATAAAGGTGTTTTAGTGGATACTAGATATTTAGATTTACTTACGCAAAAGTTTGAAAGGAGATTACAAATATTAAAAAAGAAGATAGAAAGTATGACAACTGATTTTTTAGATAATATAAATGTAAAATTTTTGCCTGAAAGTTTAATACAATTTTATAAGAAAAGATTGATTAATAAAGTACCTTTTAATCCAAGTTCTGATCATGATATTAGATTATTATTCTATGGTGTATATGGTTTATCATATAAAGATTATAAATCATTTAAAAGGGAAGTTTTATTAGAATTGGAAGATAAATATCCAATAGCAGGTTATATATCTAAATATAGAAAATTTGAAAAATTATATTCAACATATGCTAAGGGTATTAAAGCAAAGTTAATTAATGGCATAGCTTATACAAATTTCAATTTAACTAAGACTATTACAGGAAGGACAAGTAGCGGTTCTGAATTAGGAAGAGAAGAACATAAATTTAATTTTCAAAATCTTCCAAGAACAGGTGGCGTTAGGGAAATGATTATTGCAAGGCCAAATAAATTATTTTTAGGTTCAGATTATTCTATGATTGAAGTTTGTGTTGCTGGTGCTTTATCTCGTGATGAGAAATTAATTGAAATTTTGAAGTCTGGAAAAGATGTTCATACAATGATTGCTTCTATGATATTCAATATTCCTTATGAAAAAGTTCAAAAACAACAGCGACAGTTTGCAAAATCTGTGACATTTGGTATATTATATGGTATAACACCTATTGGATTGGCTAAAAGATTGGGAATTTCGGAAGATAAAGCACAAGAATTAATTGATAATTTTTTTGAGAGATTTCCGCAGATAGGAGAAACAATAGATAGATGTGTAAGATTTGTAGAAAAAAATCATTATATTAATACTCCTTTTGGAAGGATAAGAAAATTTGATAAATTTGATGAAGAAACAAAACGACAGGCTTTTAATACTGTAGTTCAATCTGTTGCGTCAGATATTATGTTAATTTCGCTTGGCGATATAGATGAAATTATTGAAAACCGTTTATTAGATGAAAGAATTTATCCAATTATAGAAGCGCATGATGAAATTATCTTTGAGATAGATAATGATGAAAAATTTATTAAAGAAATGGAAGAATTTATAATTTATGAAATGACTAAAGGAATTAGGGAAAGACATGAACTTGTAGATAAATTATTAGGTTCAATTGATTTGAGAGTGGAAACGAAAATTTCTAAAAGATGGCAAAGTAAAGTTTAAAAAGAGGTAAAAATGAAAAAAGATATTTTAGAGAGAGCTGTTAAAATTCTCCTTGAAGATAAATTATATAATTTGAGACGTGAAAAACATAAACTTATGGCATTAGGTTGTGGGGATGAAGTTGTAGCTATAGAAGATTTAATAGCGGAAATAGAAGAAATTTTAAAAGAAATGGAGAAATAAATTTTAGGAGGTAAAAACCATGCCCCGCTTTGAGTATAAATGTCGAAAATGTGGAACAATAGTTGAAGAAGAAAAACCTATTTCAGAACATAATAAAGCACCAGAGATTTGTCCTGTTTGTGGTGCAAAAGGTACAATGTATCAGGTTATTACTAGTCCACCAGGAATAGATTTAACTAAAGCTGGTCCTGGGACATATTTTAATGATTATAGAATGTGGGAAAAAGGCGCTGAACCATTTGATGAGAATATTCCAAAACAACGGGAAAAAGAAGCATATATGAAAAATAGAGGCGAAAAAGGTTGGAGATCTTTACCTAAATATAATAGAAAAAAATTATTGGAAAAACATTTAGTTAAATAATATAATCTTGACAAATTTGCTTTTTTATGTTATGCTTGGTTTAATGAGGTGAACCTGTGTGAATTTTGATACTTCAAGAAGACATCCTAATTATACAAAGAAAAAGGAAGAATATGAGTTTTTCCTAAGAGCCTATTTAGGTGGACAAGATTTTATTGAGAATGAACTTTTTAGTCATTCGTTGGAAGACGATGATTCTTTCCAGAATCGCAAAAAACGTGCTTCTTATATGAATATCACTAGAAAAGTTATAAATGCTTTTACTAATTTTATTTTTGCCACGCCTGTTAAACGTTCCAATGCACCCATTTTAGCCCCTTTCTTTGAAAATGCCGATAGAAAAGGCAATAATATTGATAAAATTATGCGCAAAGCTTCTAATTTATCTACTTTAATGGGCCAATCTTATCTTTGGTTAAGATTTGATGTTCCGCACAATATACAAGGTTCATTAAGTCTAAAAGAAGTTTTAGAAAAAAGAATCTTGCCTTATGTAAACGTATTATCTTATTTAGATGTTGTTGATTGGTCTTTAGATTCCTTTGGGAATTATAATTGGGCATTAATAAGATTGCCTGAATATGATGATAAGAATCCTTTTGTAGAAAGAGAAGAAAAAATATATTATTATTTATTAACTAAAGAAAGAATTTATACTTTTGATGAAGAAGGAAATTCGATTCGAAGTGCAAGTAATCCCTTAGGTGAGATTCCGTTAATTAGGGTTTTGCATGATGAAGTGGATAATTTAGGTGAAGGTGAACCTTTATCAAATGATATGCCTTACCTAGCAAGAACTATCTTTAACTGGACTTCTATAATTGATGAAATGATAGAGAGACAGGGATTTGCACAATTGGTTTGTCCTGATGATGGTGAATTAGAAGAAATGAATAGAGCAGAAGAAGGGAATGTTTTAAAGAAAATTGGAACTTCATCTGTTTTCACTTATCCAGCAAGCGCAGGCCATCCACCACAATTTATTACACCAGACATTAGTCAATTAAGAACAATTTGGAACATTATAAATGGTATGATAGATTTTATTTATTTGAGTACAGCTTTAGCTGGAACTAGAGAAGATATCGTTACAAATAGCAGTAGAGCAAGAAGAATTGCATTGGAATTGGTTGGTGCAACATTGAAGGCTAAAGTTATGCATTTAGAAAGTGCTGAAAACCAAATGATAGAATTTTATTTAAGATATTTGAATAAGGAAAGGCAAATTAATAAAAGATATTTCAGCAGTTATTGCAGGGATGTTAATG is a genomic window containing:
- a CDS encoding AAA family ATPase, with the translated sequence MERPIDFLKRQNLDFKVEGEEIRLHKCPFCGSEGNRAFVIHAVTGKWHCFACLESGRSLYSLKKKMGLIDTVAKLSFEKLKPLDNKYLDEVMLAHNTLMKNRKYLRDLIKNWKISLNTIRRQKLGVLVENEEVDGEILPVPKTLVIPYFKNGRLYNIKYRSWFGLPKTFRQVKNAPKIMYNEDALKDIYDIGEAILLEGEHDTITLIDKGIENVLGIPGAGVFHPEWYERFEELEKIYLALDADKAGELGTKKLISRLGIHRCYIIHLPEGYDVSDYVNEFGIERFKLLLKEATRAEPESVHRIDKIAESEILAGEISENVLPTFSEELNRILNGGFRSGELITAVGFPKTGKTSLFLKIATELARQNIPTMYYCVEMTATRLAKLAWGMLLDVGRDFQFTKDYVLIKHYLDENQVPSLYICAPNSIKKPEQVEETIRDSILRFDLKLVIFDNIHYLVRTEIHNRVQVMESYIRKFRDISRELEVPIVIIAHFGKGDPTMMPKGMTPQWAASFLSDSDTVLLIHRNRIPGIEESFSRVLYVSVEAGRESQGGTCFFDLDTNFLHFREITKDEAIKLEQIFESMEIKEKRRKK
- a CDS encoding AAA family ATPase, whose product is MELEDICGNELLKKVLKPFFDGEQPLPGAILIFGPSGSGKTTLANIIANHFTIPRYIYFINIADLRGIDNAREIIRRAQTPIFENRKRIWILDEINEIGTAAMNSFLNIFENTPKDVHFILTGIEGDKLPITIRRRCLRLRTEALEYRTFCKCIAKGLRSLQFPVSAIFFQKLYEKSYGCIGIAKKLMSGMIHFNSEGDALNYLEKITSSHEELSFSKIAEILFNVSDLQQLIDYLNKYKREIEANTEALRKYLLATFINQLLILSPDNIRLIYDCIEPLNHPIYDSSSMILAILETYFRLEKVKNKFGG
- a CDS encoding zinc ribbon domain-containing protein; amino-acid sequence: MPRFEYKCRKCGTIVEEEKPISEHNKAPEICPVCGAKGTMYQVITSPPGIDLTKAGPGTYFNDYRMWEKGAEPFDENIPKQREKEAYMKNRGEKGWRSLPKYNRKKLLEKHLVK